One Artemia franciscana chromosome 7, ASM3288406v1, whole genome shotgun sequence DNA segment encodes these proteins:
- the LOC136029400 gene encoding probable tRNA (uracil-O(2)-)-methyltransferase: MSTKFWNSVRINSKNPHIINKRVCGVKFIKSYFRKSKCLCVGNDFQQILSFSGEYSTITNNIEQLEDFEDFEFSWDIPVDERKLSVLNFRKVFLKTGSSYYCDVELLCFQHAIVTYYTIDCQRLSVWYQIFEKENNVHLKMSSEFSKEYKWLQSVFLPKIRKWYDSSQELCGMKSNVLVDNEEYQTLYQTLKFKYGNQMVKIWPECTDPAKFVFEDVGIAAYLILLWQQERKEKGISEFQSFIDIGCGNGLLVFILASEGHPGRGIDIRSRKIWELYPSFVKLEVGVVSPNSADFHADWLIGNHSDELTPWLPVFAAKFQCSFFVLPCCAFNFFGKFQNPKGGSDLSKYQCYLNFVEKVGQMCGFRIKKDRLKIPSTKRICFIGTEREKEVTQDKIDDFIKSCLPKDLAIQNVNWDSYFVARDAMEPVRNCTKIDESIKTRVVASVARYLLENSCNYAIIDSKKWNKGRTVQLSELVNLISKEDLSCMKNEYGGLQTLLRNHSHVFLVCQGTVRFRAPFEMSVSEYRESKGSKKQKLQRTWKKKECWFLANHPNGCPCSDAECRYSHVVR; this comes from the coding sequence AAGAGTGTGTGGTGTCAAATTTATCAaatcatattttagaaaatctaaATGTCTTTGTGTTGGTAACGATTTTCAGCAGATTCTCAGCTTTTCTGGCGAATACAGTACAATTACGAACAATATTGAGCAGTTAGAAGACTTCGAAGATTTTGAATTTAGTTGGGACATTCCCGTTGACGAAAGGAAATTATCAGTTCTAAATTTCCGGAAAGTTTTTCTAAAGACCGGATCTTCATATTATTGTGACGTGGAACTATTATGCTTTCAGCATGCCATAGTAACATATTATACTATAGATTGTCAGCGATTGTCTGTTTGGTaccagatttttgaaaaagaaaacaatgtgCATTTAAAAATGAGTTCAGAATTTTCCAAGGAGTATAAATGGCTTCAGAGTGTTTTTTTGCCTAAAATTAGAAAGTGGTATGACAGTTCCCAAGAGTTATGTGGAATGAAATCCAATGTCCTAGTTGACAATGAAGAGTATCAAACGTTATATCAAACACTTAAATTTAAATATGGAAACCAAATGGTGAAAATTTGGCCAGAATGTACTGACCCAGCAAAATTCGTTTTTGAAGATGTTGGTATTGCTGCCTATTTGATACTTTTGTGGCAGCAAGAACGAAAAGAGAAGGGTATTTCTGAATTCCAGTCTTTTATAGATATAGGTTGTGGAAATGGCTTGCTTGTATTCATTCTAGCAAGTGAAGGACATCCCGGGAGAGGCATTGACATCCGTTCCAGAAAGATATGGGAATTATATCCGTCGTTTGTGAAATTGGAAGTTGGTGTAGTGTCTCCAAACTCTGCAGATTTTCACGCAGATTGGTTAATAGGAAATCATTCAGATGAACTAACTCCTTGGTTACCCGTATTTGCGGCTAAATTTCAGTGTAGTTTCTTTGTGCTACCATGTTGTGCCTTCAACTTTTTTGGGAAATTTCAAAATCCAAAAGGTGGTAGTGATTTAAGTAAGTATCAATGTTACTTAAATTTTGTTGAGAAAGTTGGTCAAATGTGTGGTTTTCGTATTAAGAAAGACAGGTTGAAAATTCCTTCTACAAAACGAATTTGTTTTATTGGAACTGAGCGTGAAAAGGAAGTGACACAAGataaaattgatgattttattaaaaGCTGTCTTCCGAAAGACCTAGCTATTCAAAATGTTAACTGGGATTCTTATTTTGTTGCAAGAGATGCCATGGAACCTGTCAGAAATTGTACCAAAATTGACGAAAGCATTAAGACTCGTGTAGTTGCATCAGTTGCAAGATATTTGCTGGAGAACTCCTGTAACTATGCAATTATTGACtcgaaaaaatggaataaaggCAGAACTGTCCAGTTGTCTGAACTTGTTAACCTGATATCGAAAGAAGATTTGTCATGCATGAAGAATGAATACGGTGGGTTACAAACTTTACTAAGAAACCACTCCCATGTCTTCTTAGTATGTCAAGGGACAGTTAGGTTTAGAGCCCCCTTTGAAATGAGCGTTTCTGAATATCGGGAAAGCAAAGGTTCAAAAAAGCAGAAGTTACAGCGAACTTGGAAGAAGAAAGAATGCTGGTTCTTAGCTAATCATCCAAATGGATGTCCTTGTTCAGACGCGGAATGTAGATATTCACACGTTGTTAGATGa